In the genome of Triticum urartu cultivar G1812 chromosome 5, Tu2.1, whole genome shotgun sequence, one region contains:
- the LOC125510385 gene encoding uncharacterized protein LOC125510385 isoform X2, which produces MDGDAWPARWPPPRPSAAPAPAPTTLPSQQADPRHRLRPFAAAPQPPEPLTDGRPAGTPAGLDLGPSPAPVPDRFAPNTAAAVPGQSPPGPAAVPGQSLPSPAAAPDRLLPNPTPWSQPAGTPGGLGPSPAPVPDRFALNTTAARPGHAAVPDRFALHTPAMPDRLLPTPTPWSQPARSGRSSNPLLAQAPGTYYSYPHLSRAPDLKSPLHTPSASNANNAAAGAIDLARAYTPLGGALPKYPRHGLSAGSGPEQSSLGALFLNKSSSNVQVNLPGESSTSTIDGMPHGAVQFQDSSAAQMMQKLASKPAPRHQPTPLTDRIRVSCLNVGGELFVGDAGLFGVLCSCHQLRMSVAKFCEHAGGPAEKAGEIVLMENGMSIAHWFKYCVGVGSYVTDSNCDRPEWACIDPSPEGYRLKSLLVRNTSMEKVGLFNGYGKGTGPINGTVYSNDLRKSTGPISGTVYSNDLHNEGRGHTTIEKLGNKRDETYYRSADVHTSFARNFALLQNSETNLGLAKNHTFNAVHLNQISRPSGSPYITASTSAHHNGNHSSHNYADLLENNFGASFRNPAPRSPVVFSNDTRAGRYNFPNKILQDSLSSASNTELKLGQSSYHQSLTALFPSAQSTLIDFQRPQSHLPSVTQNHCPRQTVKVSKNMGEHNEPPVGRGTSEQSNGVANAINRSEGGKVTDAAAKNSFISIFLSHLERNSEAIDDILKSSEHSLPKGLDGAYSSYHSKIASSQVEPRANDNRSKLASTSIHTERISDDRALSVALSGSSKVVPLANSQNSLIHSDCRSHLLPRQPNAGSSKVCDGAYSSYHSKSANRQVEPRASDNHSNLVSTSIHTKRISDGIALSVAPSGYASKVVPLANSHEPLIHSDCQSHLLHSQPNAGSSKICAGVPCPANCRTGNHASDISHQAPCICDKTANGHNTFECVDDSCTHRSSRVAKIICHCRNSCSSSREFLPSFGQHDQSMLEKSIHRCCYRVQEDVSRLGSRAGHLCRTQFSNDGAPIHKLGLHELCTCSTFIPRPSLCSGDYILQPSCHVCSPDGFHYRSSMGHATNSLTQCPLLDAPNKKEPGPCRDGRCCCSVVSKCLTGCGFSKHCNDRIDQSGSSLQKCKHDVQLPTKCVGESEKLRCQCSSSAQTPLLKAVSNKMTNQLFAPISERLKNVSEESVANASSSYIAVTEKDGSCRGSGVCKERLKSGFSSGSSSAVVTKFPASPEFNNTSSCADKYGVEHKKLMFDEGSRTEKCLSSSYDVPISTGCEKSLNSSSTFHLDTSKVKRKYYQISDGITLKDKGKQQRSETRRKSRRLKCSEEYLVSDDCTRKITLQSSENGDPPRPQNEASSYSCSVSKIKRKHTTMQRNKPVKRSHTHQEILKGGEQSDGEGIMVGELNSSDEKKQVEDMSTLVRTKHQQEGSRMSARKPPKYVSINCILNEPKSENVCSEVPLLDSSLIATGITDDNRKIPKIAPLSLVLKKAKRCNAVKTPCNTENIHSCEEKSAVRPVGKYSFGNQNYSSKAEDGIQSSKKSRYSPNALRLRPNIECDCKRPCIDLGEGEPIGPTDVETSQLSVQTSRKGFRNRRSSVSVDRIKKCEESANRSARGPCGDKQNVVQACEVNVGRYKERLGLADSCCVCRIPYLEPCNQLMECSKCFVKAHQACYGVLKVPRGQWFCRPCKTKANAQDTVCVLCGYGGGAMTRALNAQKILTSLRKGLRVTSRADKHVKHDPSYASRSTSLENVSRVDKQRSVDNAHEENTVSSSWTANHNSSLLVPQTSRWVHVVCGLWTPGTKCPNPTTMSAFDLSGALPAKSDYACSMCDRAGGSFMMCRDVNCSVTFHAWCAHQRGLLQSDPEGEHNEYIGFYGRCLNHATNRVNPEKCLRSNEWTCARTEGFKGRKGEGCSGSNHKKPQVKSSECSVSQEQINAWLRINGSKPCIRRQSKGWKHLVVYKSGIHGLGLYTSEFIPRGSMVIEYVGEIVGQRVADKREIEYHSGKRQQYKSVCYFFKIDKEHIIDATRKGGIARFINHSCMPNCVAKIISVKNEKKVVFFSERHIDPGEEITYDYHFNQEDEGERIPCFCRSFSCRRYLN; this is translated from the exons ATGGACGGCGACGCGTGGCCCGCGCGGTGGCCGCCTCCGCGCCCGTCcgccgcgccggcgccggcgccgacgaCGCTGCCGAGCCAG CAGGCGGACCCGCGCCACCGCCTCCGCCCCttcgccgccgccccgcagccgCCGGAACCCCTCACCGACGGCCGGCCCGCGGGAACGCCGGCCGGATTGGATTTGGGGCCGAGCCCCGCGCCGGTGCCCGACCGGTTTGCGCCCAACACCGCCGCGGCAGTGCCGGGCCAATCGCCGCCGGGGCCCGCGGCAGTGCCGGGCCAATCGCTGCCGAGCCCCGCGGCAGCTCCGGACCGGTTGCTGCCCAACCCTACCCCGTGGAGCCAGCCCGCGGGAACGCCGGGCGGATTGGGGCCGAGCCCCGCGCCAGTGCCCGACCGGTTCGCGCTCAACACCACCGCGGCAAGGCCGGGCCACGCGGCAGTTCCGGACCGATTCGCCTTGCACACCCCGGCAATGCCGGACCGGCTGTTGCCGACACCGACCCCGTGGAGTCAGCCCGCGAGATCCGGGCGGAGCAGCAACCCCCTGCTCGCTCAAGCTCCCGGGACTTACTACAGCTACCCCCATTTGAGCCGTGCGCCGGACCTCAAGTCCCCGCTCCACACCCCCAGCGCCAGCAATGCCAACAATGCTGCTGCGGGTGCCATCGATCTTGCTCGCGCTTATACTCCGCTCGGCGGCGCGCTGCCAAAGTACCCGAGGCACGGGCTGTCGGCCGGCAGCGGCCCTGAGCAGTCTTCCTTGGGGGcattgttcctcaacaagagctCCTCTAATGTGCAAGTTAATTTGCCGGGGGAAAGTTCGACTTCGACCATCGATG GGATGCCACACGGCGCCGTGCAGTTCCAGGATTCGAGTGCGGCGCAAATGATGCAGAAGCTGGCATCCAAACCGGCCCCTCGCCATCAGCCCACGCCTCTCACGGATCGTATCCGCGTCTCCTGTCTGAACGTCG GTGGAGAGCTCTTCGTGGGTGATGCTGGGCTTTTTGGAGTTCTTTGCTCATGTCATCAGCTGAGGATGTCTGTAGCTAAGTTTTGTGAG CATGCAGGAGGGCCTGCAGAAAAAGCTGGTGAAATTGTCCTCATGGAGAATGGCATGAGTATTGCACATTGGTTCAAATACTGCGTAGGG GTTGGATCATATGTTACTGACAGTAATTGTGACCGGCCAGAATGGGCGTGTATAGATCCTTCTCCAGAAGGATACAGGCTGAAAAGTCTCCTTGTGAGAAACACTAGTATGGAAAAAGTGGGGTTATTCAATGGATATGGAAAAGGTACAGGACCTATAAACGGAACAGTTTATTCAAATGATCTACGAAAAAGCACAGGACCTATAAGTGGAACAGTTTATTCCAATGATCTGCACAATGAGGGTAGAGGGCACACTACCATTGAAAAGCTAGGGAATAAGAGAGATGAAACATATTACAGGAGTGCTGATGTACACACATCCTTTGCCAGGAACTTTGCTTTACTGCAGAATTCTGAAACAAATCTAGGGCTTGCTAAAAACCATACTTTTAATGCAGTGCACCTAAACCAAATTAGCAGGCCAAGTGGAAGCCCATATATTACAGCAAGCACGAGTGCACATCACAATGGGAATCATTCGTCACATAATTATGCAGATCTTTTGGAGAATAACTTTGGTGCCTCGTTTCGTAATCCAGCTCCAAGATCTCCAGTAGTTTTTAGCAATGATACTAGGGCAGGCAGATATAATTTTCCCAACAAAATACTCCAAGATAGTTTGAGCAGTGCTTCGAACACCGAATTGAAGCTTGGGCAATCCTCTTATCATCAATCTCTGACTGCCCTATTTCCATCGGCCCAGTCAACATTAATTGATTTTCAGAGACCTCAGTCACATCTGCCATCAGTAACTCAAA ATCATTGTCCAAGGCAAACAGTCAAGGTCAGCAAAAATATGGGGGAACATAATGAACCACCAGTTGGTAGAGGAACTAGCGAACAATCTAATGGAGTTGCTAATGCTATCAACCGTTCTGAAGGTGGCAAGGTTACAGATGCAGCAGCCAAGAATTCGTTTATCTCAATATTTCTTTCGCATCTTGAGAGGAATAGTGAAGCCATCGATGATATTCTCAAAAGTAGCGAGCATAGCCTTCCTAAGGGTCTGGATGGTGCATATAGTTCCTATCATTCAAAAATTGCAAGTAGTCAAGTTGAGCCAAGGGCTAATGATAATCGTTCTAAGTTGGCCTCTACCAGCATTCATACTGAAAGGATATCAGATGACAGGGCTCTTTCAGTGGCACTCAGTGGATCTTCAAAAGTTGTACCACTTGCAAATAGTCAGAACTCTTTAATCCATAGTGACTGCCGGTCGCATTTGCTGCCTAGGCAACCTAATGCTGGAAGCTCCAAAGTTTGTGATGGTGCATATAGTTCCTATCATTCAAAAAGTGCAAATAGACAAGTTGAGCCAAGGGCCAGTGATAATCATTCTAATTTGGTCTCTACCAGTATTCATACGAAAAGGATATCAGATGGCATTGCTCTTTCAGTGGCACCCAGCGGATATGCTTCAAAAGTTGTACCTCTTGCAAATAGTCATGAGCCCTTAATCCATAGTGACTGCCAGTCGCATTTGCTGCATAGCCAACCTAATGCTGGAAGCTCCAAAATTTGTGCAGGAGTTCCATGTCCTGCAAATTGCAGGACCGGCAATCATGCAAGCGATATATCCCATCAGGCTCCCTGTATATGTGATAAAACG GCCAATGGACACAATACTTTTGAGTGTGTAGACGACTCATGCACACACAGAAGTTCGAGAGTTGCCAAAATCATCTGCCATTGTCGAAATTCCTGCTCTTCATCTAGGGAGTTTCTACCTAGTTTTGGCCAACATGATCAATCAATGTTAGAAAAATCAATACATCGATGCTGTTACAGAGTTCAGGAAGATGTTTCTAGACTTGGTTCTAGAGCTGGTCACTTGTGCCGAACTCAATTCTCGAATGACGGTGCTCCAATCCATAAACTAG GGTTGCATGAGCTTTGCACCTGCTCCACTTTCATACCAAGGCCATCGCTGTGTTCTGGAGATTATATCTTGCAGCCTTCTTGCCATGTGTGCTCTCCTGATGGGTTTCATTACAGAAG TTCCATGGGACATGCAACCAACAGCTTGACCCAATGCCCTCTGCTTGATGCACCTAATAAGAAAGAACCAGGTCCATGTCGGGATGGCAGATGCTGCTGCTCTGTAGTCTCAAAATGTTTGACAGGTTGTGGCTTTTCAAAGCACTGCAATGACAGAATTGACCAAAGTGGTAGTAGTTTACAAAAGTGCAAGCATGATGTGCAACTGCCTACCAAATGCGTGGGAGAGAGTGAAAAGTTAAGATGCCAGTGCTCAAGCAGTGCACAAACACCTTTGTTGAAAGCTGTCTCTAATAAAATGACAAACCAGCTTTTCGCTCCTATATCAGAGAGACTGAAGAATGTATCAGAAGAATCAGTGGCCAATGCCAGCTCGTCTTATATAGCTGTAACGGAGAAAGATGGCTCCTGTAGAGGTTCTGGTGTATGTAAAGAGCGACTAAAGTCTGGTTTTTCTTCTGGATCCTCCAGTGCTGTGGTGACAAAGTTTCCAGCATCACCTGAATTTAACAATACATCCTCGTGTGCGGATAAATATGGTGTTGAACACAAAAAGCTCATGTTTGACGAAGGATCAAGAACTGAGAAATGTTTGTCGTCAAGCTATGATGTGCCTATCAGTACAGGATGTGAAAAGTCCCTAAATAGTTCCTCTACATTTCACTTGGACACATCTAAAGTGAAGAGAAAATATTATCAGATTTCTGACGGAATTACACTCAAAGATAAGGGCAAGCAACAACGTTCTGAAACACGAAGGAAATCAAGAAGATTGAAGTGCTCTGAGGAATATTTAGTATCAGATGATTGTACTAGGAAAATTACCTTGCAGTCATCCGAAAATGGAGACCCTCCTCGACCACAGAATGAGGCTAGTTCATATTCTTGCAGTGTGTCAAAAATTAAACGGAAGCATACTACCATGCAACGAAATAAGCCAGTGAAACGCTCTCACACCCATCAAGAGATTTTGAAAGGTGGTGAGCAGTCAGATGGTGAGGGCATTATGGTTGGAGAATTAAATTCCTCTGATGAGAAGAAGCAAGTAGAGGATATGAGCACTCTGGTTAGAACAAAACATCAACAGGAAGGGAGCCGAATGTCTGCTCGAAAACCGCCTAAATATGTTTCTATCAACTGCATTTTAAATGAACCTAAGAGTGAAAATGTTTGTAGTGAGGTTCCCCTTCTTGATTCTAGCTTAATTGCTACAGGGATAACAGATGATAATAGAAAAATTCCTAAAATTGCTCCACTTAGTCTGGTTCTTAAAAAGGCGAAGAGATGCAATGCTGTCAAAACCCCCTGCAACACAGAAAACATCCACTCTTGTGAGGAAAAGAGTGCAGTTCGTCCTGTAGGTAAATATTCGTTTGGTAATCAAAATTACAGTTCAAAAGCTGAAGATGGAATTCAGAGTTCCAAAAAGAGTAGATATTCACCTAATGCCTTGAGGTTGAGACCAAACATTGAGTGTGACTGCAAAAGACCCTGCATCG ATCTTGGGGAAGGTGAGCCTATTGGCCCAACAGATGTGGAGACAAGCCAACTTTCAGTGCAAACATCAAGAAAGG GATTTAGGAATCGAAGATCAAGTGTATCTGTTGATAGGATTAAGAAGTGTGAAGAATCTGCAAATAGATCAGCACGTGGTCCTTGTGGCGATAAACAAAATGTGGTTCAAGCCTGCGAAGTGAATGTTGGAAG GTACAAAGAAAGGCTTGGCTTAGCTGACTCATGTTGTGTTTGTCGAATTCCATACCTGGAGCCTTGCAATCAGTTGATGGagtgcagcaagtgctttgtcaAA GCGCACCAAGCTTGCTATGGTGTTCTAAAAGTTCCAAGAGGCCAATGGTTCTGTAGACCCTGCAAGACCAAGGCCAATGCCCAGGACACT gTTTGCGTTTTATGTGGCTATGGAGGTGGAGCCATGACAAGGGCATTGAACGCTCAAAAAATCCTGACAAGTTTGCGAAAAGGTCTGAGAGTTACATCACGAGCAGATAAACATGTCAAACACGATCCATCTTATGCGTCAAGATCAACGAGTTTGGAAAACGTATCTAGAGTAGATAAACAGAGGTCAGTAGACAATGCACATGAGGAGAACACCGTCAGCAGCTCATGGACTGCGAACCACAATTCAAGTCTACTCGTTCCACAAACGTCGCGGTGGGTCCATGTGGTCTGTGGTCTGTGGACACCCGGTACAAAATGCCCAAATCCCACCACAATGAGCGCCTTCGATCTATCTGGTGCTTTGCCTGCCAAAAGTGATTAT GCATGTTCGATGTGTGACAGAGCTGGGGGTTCATTCATGATGTGCCGAGATGTGAATTGCTCGGTGACCTTCCATGCTTGGTGTGCCCACCAGAGG GGTCTGTTGCAAAGTGATCCAGAAGGCGAGCATAATGAATATATTGGTTTTTATGGGAGATGCCTGAATCATGCTACTAACCGTGTTAATCCTGAGAAATGCTTGAGAAGCAATGAATGGACATGTGCACGCACAGAG GGTTTTAAAGGACGAAAGGGTGAAGGCTGTTCTGGTTCTAATCACAAGAAACCTCAAGTGAAGAGTAGTGAGTGCAGTGTTTCCCAAGAACAGATAAATGCTTGGCTACGGATAAACGGATCAAAGCCTTGCATAAGAAGACAG TCCAAAGGATGGAAGCATTTGGTTGTGTATAAATCTGGCATACATGGACTTGGCCTCTACACATCAGAGTTTATACCGCGTGGCTCCATG GTTATAGAGTATGTTGGTGAAATTGTTGGGCAGCGCGTTGCCGACAAAAGAGAGATCGAGTACCACTCTGGGAAACGGCAACAGTACAAGAGCGTCTGTTATTTCTTCAAGATTGACAAGGAGCATATTATCGACGCCACCCGCAAGGGTGGGATTGCAAGATTCATCAACCACTCATGCATG CCAAACTGCGTCGCAAAAATAATCTCTGTCAAGAACGAGAAGAAG GTAGTGTTCTTCTCGGAGCGCCACATAGATCCAGGGGAGGAAATCACATATGATTATCACTTCAACCAAGAGGATGAAGGCGAAAGAATCCCTTGCTTCTGTAGATCATTTAGCTGCAGGCGGTATCTCAACTAG